From Pagrus major chromosome 9, Pma_NU_1.0, the proteins below share one genomic window:
- the ddx3xa gene encoding DEAD-box helicase 3 X-linked a isoform X6, which yields MSHVVVDNPHGLDQQLAVLDLNSPDGQGGGTGRRYIPPHLRNKDASKNAGNAYSAGRQCGYSVAPINLYSPGWDSGRSNGFVNGYHDNRTNGGFGGRGPPRNDRGFGSYDNKDGSWGGPPRDAAYNSFGGRSDRNKSAFFNDRGAGSRGRYERGGFAGGGNTRWVEDSRDDDWSKPTAPNERLEHELFSGSNTGINFEKYDDIPVEATGSNCPPHIESFHDVDMGEIVMGNINLSRYTRPTPVQKHAIPIIKSKRDLMACAQTGSGKTAAFLLPVLSQIYTDGPGDALQAAKNNGQENGRYGRRKQYPLSLILAPTRELALQIYDEARKFAYRSRVRPCVVYGGADIGQQIRDLERGCHLLVATPGRLVDMMERGKIGLDYCNYLVLDEADRMLDMGFEPQIRRIVEQDTMPPKGIRQTMMFSATFPKEIQILARDFLEDYIFLAVGRVGSTSENITQKVVWVEETDKRSFLLDLLNATGKDSLTLVFVETKKGADALEDFLYHEGYACTSIHGDRSQRDREEALHQFRSGRCPILVATAVAARGLDISNVKHVINFDLPSDIEEYVHRIGRTGRVGNLGLATSFFNDKNSNITKDLLDILVEAKQEVPSWLESLAYEHQHKSSSRGRSKRFSGGFGARDYRQTPGGSGSFSSNRGGRNTGGHGGNRGFGGGGFGGNFYSNDGYGGNYSHSGSVDWWGN from the exons GGCGTTACATTCCACCTCACTTGAGAAACAAAGATGCCTCTAAAAATG CAGGAAATGCTTATTCCGCTGGTAGACAGTGCGGTTATTCAGTGGCACCAATAAATCTCT ATTCACCAGGATGGGACAGTGGACGCAGCAATGGATTTGTGAATGGTTACCATGACAACCGCACAAATGGGGGCTTTGGAGGGCGAGGACCCCCTCGCAATGATAGAG GGTTTGGCAGTTATGACAACAAAGATGGCAGCTGGGGAGGACCTCCAAGGGATGCTGCCTACAACAGTTTTGGGGGACGTTCTGATAGGAACAAGTCAGCCTTCTTCAATGACCGTGGGGCAGGCTCAAGGGGAAG ATATGAGCGTGGGGGTTTTGCTGGTGGAGGAAACACTCGCTGGGTGGAAGACTCCAGAGATGATGATTGGTCCAAGCCCACTGCTCCCAATGAGCGCCTGGAACA TGAGCTTTTCTCCGGAAGCAACACTGGGATAAATTTTGAGAAATATGATGATATTCCTGTGGAAGCCACTGGAAGCAACTGCCCGCCCCACATTGAAAGT TTCCATGATGTAGACATGGGGGAGATTGTCATGGGCAATATCAACTTGAGTCGCTACACTCGTCCCACTCCGGTCCAGAAGCATGCTATTCCCATCATCAAGTCCAAGAGAGACCTGATGGCTTGCGCCCAGACTG GCTCTGGTAAGACTGCTGCTTTCTTGCTGCCAGTGCTGAGTCAGATTTACACCGATGGACCTGGAGATGCCCTTCAGGCCGCTAAGAACAATGGACAG GAAAATGGAAGGTATGGTCGTCGTAAGCAATACCCACTTTCCCTGATCCTGGCTCCCACTAGAGAACTGGCTTTGCAAATCTATGATGAGGCCAGGAAG TTTGCCTATCGCTCACGTGTGCGCCCCTGTGTGGTGTATGGTGGTGCTGATATTGGCCAGCAGATAAGGGATTTGGAGAGAGGCTGTCACCTGCTGGTGGCCACACCTGGACGTCTGGTTGATATGATGGAGAGGGGCAAGATTGGTCTGGACTATTGCAA CTACTTGGTCCTGGATGAGGCTGACCGCATGTTGGACATGGGTTTTGAGCCACAGATCAGACGAATTGTGGAGCAAGATACAATGCCACCTAAAGGCATCCGGCAGACCATGATGTTCAGTGCCACCTTCCCTAAGGAGATACAG ATCCTTGCTCGTGACTTCCTGGAGGACTACATTTTCCTGGCAGTGGGGCGTGTTGGCTCTACCtcagaaaacatcacacagaAGGTGGTCTGGGTAGAAGAGACTGACAAGAGGTCCTTCCTTCTTGACCTGCTCAATGCCACAG GCAAAGACTCATTGACTCTGGTGTTTGTGGAAACCAAGAAAGGAGCAGATGCTTTGGAAGACTTCCTTTACCACGAGGGTTATGCCTGCACCAGCATCCATGGAGATCGATCccagagagatagagaggaagCTCTGCATCAGTTCCGGTCTGGACGCTGCCCCATCTTGGTGGCTACAGCT GTGGCTGCTCGAGGCTTAGACATAAGCAATGTGAAGCACGTTATTAACTTTGATTTGCCCAGTGACATTGAGGAATACGTTCACCGTATTGGCCGTACGGGACGTGTGGGCAACCTTG gtcTGGCCACGTCGTTCTTTAAcgacaaaaacagcaacataaccAAAGATTTGCTGGACATTTTGGTGGAGGCCAAGCAGGAGGTTCCCTCCTGGCTTGAGAGCCTAGCCTATGAGCATCAGCACAAAAGCAGCAGCCGTGGACGCTCTAAGAG GTTCTCTGGCGGTTTTGGAGCTAGAGACTACCGTCAGACACCTGGAGGCTCTGGAAGCTTCAGTAGCAACCGTGGAGGGCGTAACACTGGAGGTCATGGAGGAAACCGTGGCTTTGGTGGAG GTGGCTTTGGTGGCAACTTCTACAGCAATGATGGCTATGGAGGAAATTACAGCCACTCTGGTAGTGTGGATTGGTGGGGCAACTAG
- the ddx3xa gene encoding DEAD-box helicase 3 X-linked a isoform X3: MSHVVVDNPHGLDQQLAVLDLNSPDGQGGGTGRRYIPPHLRNKDASKNDSPGWDSGRSNGFVNGYHDNRTNGGFGGRGPPRNDRGGRGAYRGNRGGGSFNQPLQNAGFGSYDNKDGSWGGPPRDAAYNSFGGRSDRNKSAFFNDRGAGSRGRYERGGFAGGGNTRWVEDSRDDDWSKPTAPNERLEHELFSGSNTGINFEKYDDIPVEATGSNCPPHIESFHDVDMGEIVMGNINLSRYTRPTPVQKHAIPIIKSKRDLMACAQTGSGKTAAFLLPVLSQIYTDGPGDALQAAKNNGQENGRYGRRKQYPLSLILAPTRELALQIYDEARKFAYRSRVRPCVVYGGADIGQQIRDLERGCHLLVATPGRLVDMMERGKIGLDYCNYLVLDEADRMLDMGFEPQIRRIVEQDTMPPKGIRQTMMFSATFPKEIQILARDFLEDYIFLAVGRVGSTSENITQKVVWVEETDKRSFLLDLLNATVIPSEVQENVTEAPEKPGKDSLTLVFVETKKGADALEDFLYHEGYACTSIHGDRSQRDREEALHQFRSGRCPILVATAVAARGLDISNVKHVINFDLPSDIEEYVHRIGRTGRVGNLGLATSFFNDKNSNITKDLLDILVEAKQEVPSWLESLAYEHQHKSSSRGRSKRFSGGFGARDYRQTPGGSGSFSSNRGGRNTGGHGGNRGFGGGGFGGNFYSNDGYGGNYSHSGSVDWWGN; this comes from the exons GGCGTTACATTCCACCTCACTTGAGAAACAAAGATGCCTCTAAAAATG ATTCACCAGGATGGGACAGTGGACGCAGCAATGGATTTGTGAATGGTTACCATGACAACCGCACAAATGGGGGCTTTGGAGGGCGAGGACCCCCTCGCAATGATAGAGGTGGGCGTGGCGCCTACCGTGGTAACAGGGGTGGAGGCTCGTTTAATCAACCATTGCAAAATGCAG GGTTTGGCAGTTATGACAACAAAGATGGCAGCTGGGGAGGACCTCCAAGGGATGCTGCCTACAACAGTTTTGGGGGACGTTCTGATAGGAACAAGTCAGCCTTCTTCAATGACCGTGGGGCAGGCTCAAGGGGAAG ATATGAGCGTGGGGGTTTTGCTGGTGGAGGAAACACTCGCTGGGTGGAAGACTCCAGAGATGATGATTGGTCCAAGCCCACTGCTCCCAATGAGCGCCTGGAACA TGAGCTTTTCTCCGGAAGCAACACTGGGATAAATTTTGAGAAATATGATGATATTCCTGTGGAAGCCACTGGAAGCAACTGCCCGCCCCACATTGAAAGT TTCCATGATGTAGACATGGGGGAGATTGTCATGGGCAATATCAACTTGAGTCGCTACACTCGTCCCACTCCGGTCCAGAAGCATGCTATTCCCATCATCAAGTCCAAGAGAGACCTGATGGCTTGCGCCCAGACTG GCTCTGGTAAGACTGCTGCTTTCTTGCTGCCAGTGCTGAGTCAGATTTACACCGATGGACCTGGAGATGCCCTTCAGGCCGCTAAGAACAATGGACAG GAAAATGGAAGGTATGGTCGTCGTAAGCAATACCCACTTTCCCTGATCCTGGCTCCCACTAGAGAACTGGCTTTGCAAATCTATGATGAGGCCAGGAAG TTTGCCTATCGCTCACGTGTGCGCCCCTGTGTGGTGTATGGTGGTGCTGATATTGGCCAGCAGATAAGGGATTTGGAGAGAGGCTGTCACCTGCTGGTGGCCACACCTGGACGTCTGGTTGATATGATGGAGAGGGGCAAGATTGGTCTGGACTATTGCAA CTACTTGGTCCTGGATGAGGCTGACCGCATGTTGGACATGGGTTTTGAGCCACAGATCAGACGAATTGTGGAGCAAGATACAATGCCACCTAAAGGCATCCGGCAGACCATGATGTTCAGTGCCACCTTCCCTAAGGAGATACAG ATCCTTGCTCGTGACTTCCTGGAGGACTACATTTTCCTGGCAGTGGGGCGTGTTGGCTCTACCtcagaaaacatcacacagaAGGTGGTCTGGGTAGAAGAGACTGACAAGAGGTCCTTCCTTCTTGACCTGCTCAATGCCACAG TTATTCCCAGTGAGGTTCAGGAAAATGTGACAGAGGCACCAGAGAAACCCG GCAAAGACTCATTGACTCTGGTGTTTGTGGAAACCAAGAAAGGAGCAGATGCTTTGGAAGACTTCCTTTACCACGAGGGTTATGCCTGCACCAGCATCCATGGAGATCGATCccagagagatagagaggaagCTCTGCATCAGTTCCGGTCTGGACGCTGCCCCATCTTGGTGGCTACAGCT GTGGCTGCTCGAGGCTTAGACATAAGCAATGTGAAGCACGTTATTAACTTTGATTTGCCCAGTGACATTGAGGAATACGTTCACCGTATTGGCCGTACGGGACGTGTGGGCAACCTTG gtcTGGCCACGTCGTTCTTTAAcgacaaaaacagcaacataaccAAAGATTTGCTGGACATTTTGGTGGAGGCCAAGCAGGAGGTTCCCTCCTGGCTTGAGAGCCTAGCCTATGAGCATCAGCACAAAAGCAGCAGCCGTGGACGCTCTAAGAG GTTCTCTGGCGGTTTTGGAGCTAGAGACTACCGTCAGACACCTGGAGGCTCTGGAAGCTTCAGTAGCAACCGTGGAGGGCGTAACACTGGAGGTCATGGAGGAAACCGTGGCTTTGGTGGAG GTGGCTTTGGTGGCAACTTCTACAGCAATGATGGCTATGGAGGAAATTACAGCCACTCTGGTAGTGTGGATTGGTGGGGCAACTAG